In candidate division WOR-3 bacterium, the DNA window GGGTAAGTTGCCAAAGATGATGGAAGCCAAATTCTTATTCTGGGGTGTCCAGTCAATTACCGGGCGGAGGAGCCATTCTCCGGCTCTCTTATCCGGAGAGAAATCACCACCTACCACCTGCCACTCCACATTGTCCGGGGCGTTGTCATAACGGTCAATCCCTAAACCGGGACAAAGAGGATAAGAATCCGCCTGGACATAGAAGAGATAGAAAGGACCGGTGATTGGGATGTTGATTGTCGCATAATTCCAGGCACCTCTGGTACCGGAAAGGGTCTCGGAGGCAAAGAGTTGGGTTCGGGGGGCACCATTTGGACCATCATCATCATAGACCTTAATGAGATAGCGGTTACCACCGGGAACGGGCCAACTGGCATCCCAGAGATAAAGGAGGGCACCATTCAGGGTGACATTATCCGCCGGTGGGATAAATTTCACTCCCCAACCATTTCCCTGCCGGTACCAGACCCAGGCATTCGCTGCACTCCGGTCATCATAAAAGAGGGTGTCAACATCTGGGGAATCGTTCGGTTCGGCGGGAGGAAATTCCGTAAGGTGAGGAGTCGGAAAAGGATTTTCAATCGCGATTCCCTCTTGAGGGTACTGAAGCCACTTTATTTCTTCCCCCTTTGCCGTTCCGGCAAAGGCAAGAAAGATAAATAAAGAAAGAGTAATATATTTATACATACTTTCCTCCTAACTAAAATTTTAGCAATTTTGAGGAAAAAGTCAATAAGCCGGTTTTCATCAAAAATATCTTATCCGCCTCAGAATGATCCACCTCCACCGAAAGTATCTACCGGGAAGGCGATTTGTACCGAAGATGGTTTAAGTTGATCGGTGGCCCGAGTATCACTCATACTCACAAACGGAGAGGGAAAAATATATACCCCAATAATAAGTTATTGTAAATTAAAGACTTATAAAAAAGGGGGGAAATTTAGTGTCAGAAATTGGGGGGTATTTCCGTATTTATTATAGAGGGCTATGAAGAAGTTAATTATTAAGGGTTTTGCCTTTTTGGGTGTTATAGAGAAGAAGGGTTTCCTAAGTTATTGGGTTCTAATCCCGACCCTTATATTTAATTATTGGAAGAGAGATTTAAGGAGGTATTATCGGGTAATTAAGACTTAACTAAAAGGGCATTAAATCATAAGAACTTTATTAGATAAGAAAGGAGGGGTTTATTTTTATAAAAAGGGGTGTAGCATACAGGGGATGGTATCGGGGATTTAACGGAAGGCATAGTATAAGGCATAATTTTAGCCTTAATCGGAGATTTAATAAATGGTTTAATTGAGAATTTAATAAATAGTCTAAGAAAGGTTATAACCGGAGGTATAATTAAAAGCCTAATTGAGAGTTTAATAGAAGAGATAAGAAAGAATTTAATCCTCTCTCTAACTATGGATTTAATCCGAAGGGAAAATGAGAGCCTAATAGCAAATGGTTAGTGGAAAAGGATAATCTTTTCTCTTGGAGTAGAGCCTTCACTTTCCAAATGTAATAGGAAGCCGTAGACAATGCCCATAATAATTGTCCAGAGGAAGGTACTCTTGGCAGCCGGGGATAGAAGGGTATCAAAAGCCAAAGATAGAAAGGATGATGCCCAGAGTTTTAGGGCGCTGATGCCAATTATTATTTTTACCTTGATAGTTCATTAATTCTATTTCAGCAAAAGATTTCCCAATGTCAATATCCCTGCGGATTTGACATCGGGTTATTATTTAGTAAAATTAAAGATGAAAAATTGGCTTGAAGAGGCTGGGCAAAAGATTCGCTCGCTAACGAGTTTTAAGCCAGAAGTCGGGATAATCTTAGGAACCGGTCTGGGGAGGTTGGCGAGGGAGATTGAGGAAGTAAAAGTTATTCCCTATTCAGAAATTCCCCATTTTCCAAAACCAACGGTTGAGAGCCATACCGGAAGGTTAATCTTCGGTTATGTGAAGAAAAGGCCGGTCTGTGCCTTTGAGGGTCGGTTCCATTTTTATGAAGGATATTCTATGTTTGAGATTACCTTACCGGTGCGGGTGATGAAGAAACTGGGAGTGGAGAAAATGATCGTTTCTAATGCCGCGGGCGGCTTAAATCCCCTTTTCCAACCCGGAGATATTATGGTGATAACTGACCATATCAATTTTCTTCCGGATAACCCACTCCGGGGTCTTACCGACCCGGAATTTGGTCCGCGCTTTCCGGATATGTTTCAGTGCTATGATCCGAAATTGATCGCCTTAGCCGAGGAGGTGGCTCTGGAATTGAAGATACCTTTAAGAAAGGGGGTTTATATCGCCGTCCCCGGTCCGAATCTTGAGACCGCGGCGGAATACCGACTCTTCCGACAGTTCGGGGCGGATGCGGTTGGGATGTCAACCGTACCGGAGGTAATTGTTGCCCGGCAGGTGGGAATTAAGGTTTTGGGTTTTTCGGTGATTACCGATATGGGACTACCCGATGCCTTAAAGCCGGTTGATTTGAAAGAGATTCTCCATAATGCCAGTAAGGCAGAACCGAAATTGACCAGTTTGATTAAAGAGGTGATTGGGAGATTGTGAGGATATTTTCCCTTTTTCTCTTGATCAGTCTCCTCCTCTGTGCCCGGAGGAAGACACTGGAAATGGTGGAACCGGTTGATTCCCTCTTCCAGAAGGGTATTGAATATCTCAATCAAAGAAAATATAAAGAGGCGGAAAGGGTCTTCAATCAGATAATCTATCACCATCCGGGAAGTGCCTATCTGGCGGATGCCCAATTTTTTTTAGCCGAAACCTATTATCAGAAGAAGGATTACCAATTAGCGAAGGAGGAATTCTCTTTCTTCTTAAAGAACTTTCCGGCAAGTAAATATCAGGAGGAGGCGAGTTATAAATATGCCCGTTCCTTTCTTCTCTCTCTCCCCAAAATTACTAAGGACCAAGAAGAGATTTTGGAGTTAAAGGAGTTTATCCTTGATTTTAAGGAGCAAAGAGAAAATTCTTCCTATCTTCCCCAGATGGAGAGCCTCCTTTTAGAGGTTAGTAATCGGTTAGCAGAGAAGGAATTTGCCGCTGGGCTTTTGTATTACAAGGCAGGAGAATGGCAATCGGCTCAAGTCTATTTTGAGTATGTGAGTAAGGAATTTCCTAATACCGAGGCTGCCTTAGAAGCCAAATATCTCTTAGGAGAGATTTGCTGGCGCAACGGGGAGAGGGAGAAGGCAAAAGAGATTTTTGAGGAGTTACTGGCTAAGCCGATAAAGGAGGAGAGGAAGAAGAGGATAACTAAAGTTCTGGCAGGTTTGCCGACTCCTGTAGTAGTAAAACCACCAGAAGAACCACCCGTCAAGTCGAGCGTCAAATTAGAAGCCGTTTATTTTGACCTTAATGAATCAAACATCAGACTTGAAGATACTGTGATTCTTAAAAAGAATGCCGAGATCCTAAAACAGCACCCCGACGTAAAAGTTACAATAGAAGGTCATTGTTGTCCCCTCGGTACTTCCGAATACAATATCCACCTTGGATTGAAAAGAGCAGAATTTGTAAAGAATTATTTGGTGAAACTCGGGATTGATGCTGACCGACTTAAAATTATTTCCTACGGCGAAGAGATGCCCGTAACATCGGATGAGAAAGAATATTGGAAGAATAGAAGATGCGAATTTAAAATAGAATGACATGAAAATATGAATTTGTCTTTTTGAGTTTTGGAATTAGGTATATTATGAGGAAAAAAGGGATAATAGTGCAACGGATTGGCATCTTCGGTGGCAGTTTTAATCCGATTCATAATGGTCATCTGATTGTCGCGGAAGAGGTGCGAGAGAAGTTGAGATTGGATAAGGTTCTCTTCCTTCTCTCCTTTAACCCACCGCACAAGCGGAAAGTTCTCCCTTATGAGGACCGGAAGGCGATGCTCCTTCTGGCAATTGCTGGAAATCCCTATTTTTCCCTCTCGGAAATAGAAAGGGAAAGAGGCGGGAAGTCCTGGACGGTTGACACCTTAAAAGATTTAAGGAAACGCTATCCCCAAGACCGACTATTTTTAATTATCGGGAGTGACCAGTTTCGGGAGTTAGGGAGTTGGAAAAATCCCAAAGAGTTATTTAAGTGGGCGGAGGTCTGGGTGATGAGGAGACCGGGCGCGGAAATTGACCGAAGACTACGGCGCCGCTTTCCCCGGGTGAAGATTTTGAATGTCTCCCAGATTGATATCCGGGGGAGGAAGATAAGGGAGAAGATAAGAAAAGGTCTTTCCGTTCGGTATCTTTTGCCAGAAAAGGTTTATGAATATATTTTAGAAAAAGGTCTTTTTAAGGAGTAGTTATGCTAATACTTTATCTCTTAATTTTTTTCTCTGGGCTTTATGCCCAAGGGCAACAGCCGGTGAACCCTTTTGCTTCCCTTTTCCCTTTACTTCTCATAATTTTGGTCTTCTATTTCCTCTTGATCCTACCCCAGCAGAGGAGGCAGAAGAAACATCAGGAGATGATCGCCAGTATCAAAAGGGGCGACCGGGTCGTCACCGCGGGTGGCATCCACGGTGTGGTCTCCGAGGTAAAGGAAAATACCTTCATCATTAAGGTTGATGAGAATACCCGGATTGAGGTGGAGAAGAGTGCTATTTCTTATAAAAAGAGCGCTTCTTAAATGGTGAGGAAAATTCGGATATTTGATGATCCAATCCTCCGGCAGCGGACGAAGGAGGTGGCAAGGATTGATGAGGAGATTCGGGGGTTAATTGCCGATATGAAAGAGACCGCTCAGAGCTGTGAGGCACTCGGTTTGGCAGCAAATCAGGTGGGAGCCAATTATTCCCTCTTTCTCCTTCGCCTCCCCCAATCAGAAAAGGAAGATTTCTTGGTGGTGATTAATCCGAAAATCATTAAGGAGGAGGGGAGGATAGAAAAGGAAGAAGGTTGTCTCTCCCTCCCCGGAATTGAAGAGGTGATTTGCCGACCGGGCTTTTTGGTTGTTGTCGGGTGGGATGAAGAGGGAAAGGAGAAGAGGTTTGAATTTGCCGGGATTTTAGCCCGGGCGGCAAAGCACGAAATCGACCACTTAGAAGGGAAACTCTTCATTGATTATTTGGGTCCAATTCGGATGCGCTTTCTGGAGAGCCGGTTAAAGGAGTTAAAGGAAAAGAGAAAGGGATGATGAAGAT includes these proteins:
- the yajC gene encoding preprotein translocase subunit YajC — protein: MLILYLLIFFSGLYAQGQQPVNPFASLFPLLLIILVFYFLLILPQQRRQKKHQEMIASIKRGDRVVTAGGIHGVVSEVKENTFIIKVDENTRIEVEKSAISYKKSAS
- the bamD gene encoding outer membrane protein assembly factor BamD, translated to MRIFSLFLLISLLLCARRKTLEMVEPVDSLFQKGIEYLNQRKYKEAERVFNQIIYHHPGSAYLADAQFFLAETYYQKKDYQLAKEEFSFFLKNFPASKYQEEASYKYARSFLLSLPKITKDQEEILELKEFILDFKEQRENSSYLPQMESLLLEVSNRLAEKEFAAGLLYYKAGEWQSAQVYFEYVSKEFPNTEAALEAKYLLGEICWRNGEREKAKEIFEELLAKPIKEERKKRITKVLAGLPTPVVVKPPEEPPVKSSVKLEAVYFDLNESNIRLEDTVILKKNAEILKQHPDVKVTIEGHCCPLGTSEYNIHLGLKRAEFVKNYLVKLGIDADRLKIISYGEEMPVTSDEKEYWKNRRCEFKIE
- the def gene encoding peptide deformylase; its protein translation is MVRKIRIFDDPILRQRTKEVARIDEEIRGLIADMKETAQSCEALGLAANQVGANYSLFLLRLPQSEKEDFLVVINPKIIKEEGRIEKEEGCLSLPGIEEVICRPGFLVVVGWDEEGKEKRFEFAGILARAAKHEIDHLEGKLFIDYLGPIRMRFLESRLKELKEKRKG
- the nadD gene encoding nicotinate-nucleotide adenylyltransferase; its protein translation is MRKKGIIVQRIGIFGGSFNPIHNGHLIVAEEVREKLRLDKVLFLLSFNPPHKRKVLPYEDRKAMLLLAIAGNPYFSLSEIERERGGKSWTVDTLKDLRKRYPQDRLFLIIGSDQFRELGSWKNPKELFKWAEVWVMRRPGAEIDRRLRRRFPRVKILNVSQIDIRGRKIREKIRKGLSVRYLLPEKVYEYILEKGLFKE
- a CDS encoding purine-nucleoside phosphorylase; its protein translation is MKNWLEEAGQKIRSLTSFKPEVGIILGTGLGRLAREIEEVKVIPYSEIPHFPKPTVESHTGRLIFGYVKKRPVCAFEGRFHFYEGYSMFEITLPVRVMKKLGVEKMIVSNAAGGLNPLFQPGDIMVITDHINFLPDNPLRGLTDPEFGPRFPDMFQCYDPKLIALAEEVALELKIPLRKGVYIAVPGPNLETAAEYRLFRQFGADAVGMSTVPEVIVARQVGIKVLGFSVITDMGLPDALKPVDLKEILHNASKAEPKLTSLIKEVIGRL